CATAATAGGTATTTTCATACGCTGAAATCGATTGAGGAGACCGTCGAGGATCTGTTCGAATCCTGGCGAGATGGTAGTGCTAATCTCAGGAGATTATGCGCAATTATATAAGTCGCCGAGTATAACCAAGGGTGCCTCCTTTCCCTCGACGACATGGGGACGAGCCATCAGGAGGTCTCGCGTCTTCACCCATGAGTTCGCGTTCGAGAAGTTGGATGGCGTATTCCTGCATGTTCGAGTCTATTTCGACGCAGCGAACCCGGAGCCGACGATGAAGATCTTCAGAAAGTGTGATTTGTATTTTCCTTTCCTGTGGTGCTTCGATCATGAACCACTCTCCAGAGGGCCCAGTTAACACTTGGCTGAGGTATACTGCTTGGCAGGCCCGGTTGTCAACTTACTATTTTTGTTTCGGCTAAGCCGGGATAAAGGGAAAGGACACCCGACCGGAACTGTTCGTAAGAAAACTCGTCTACCATCTGGGGTTCGGATACCGTCTTCACGACCCGCGGCTTCCCGGGAAGCCGGATCTGGTATTCCGTAAAACCCGGAAGGTTATCTTTGTGCACGGATGCTTCTGGCATCGCCATCAGTGCAGGAACGGCAGGGCCAATCCGAAAACCAACAATGAATTCTGGCAGAAAAAGCTGGGGGCCAACGTTTCCAGGGACCGGAGGAACCGGACAGCCCTGAAAAAAGACGGCTGGAAAGTCCTGGTGGTCTGGGAATGCCAGACCGTCGAGGCCCGGCGAGGATGGTTGCAGGACAAACTCGGTAAATTCCTGGGCCCACAACCATCCCCGCAAGGCACTCAGCGGTAGATTGATTTGCCTGCCCTGGAACAAAGGTGCTGTTCTTGGGAAGGAGGAGGCTGAAGCATGGTCAGGAAAAGGAGCTCGACACTGAACAGGCGGGAAACCGGAGAATCGAGGGACGAACGGCTCGACTTCGGGGTCCTCGTGGATGCGATCCGGCGGGCGCACGAGCACTGCGCGACGCAGGCCAGCCGGACGGTCAATGTCAACCTGACCTTGCGCAACTGGCTCATCGGCGCGTATATCCGGGAATACGAGCAGAACGGGGCCGACCGGGCAACCTACGGCGATGCCTTGATGGACAAGCTTGCCGAGAGATTGAAAAACAATGGCATCAACGATCTGGCAGTGCGTACCCTTCGGCAATGCCGCCAGTTCTATGCGGTGTATCCCATGATCCGGCAGACGCCGTCTGCCGATTCCCTTCATGCCCTGTTGCCGACCCCAATTTGGCGGACGCTGTCCGCCAAATGCGCTCCAGCAAACTCCGCGGGCCTCGCCGTGAAGGTCCCGGCAGGAATTCGGGAGTCGTCGTCTGCCGAATCGGGGGTGCCACCGGAGAAACTACTCACTGCGCTTTCCTTCAGCCACTTCGCGGAGCTGATCGCCATCGACGACCCGCTCAAGCGAGCCTTCTACGAGATCGAGTGCCTCAGGGGCAACTGGTCGGTGCGGCAG
This window of the Acidobacteriota bacterium genome carries:
- the vsr gene encoding DNA mismatch endonuclease Vsr, whose product is MKGKDTRPELFVRKLVYHLGFGYRLHDPRLPGKPDLVFRKTRKVIFVHGCFWHRHQCRNGRANPKTNNEFWQKKLGANVSRDRRNRTALKKDGWKVLVVWECQTVEARRGWLQDKLGKFLGPQPSPQGTQR
- a CDS encoding DUF1016 family protein, whose protein sequence is MVRKRSSTLNRRETGESRDERLDFGVLVDAIRRAHEHCATQASRTVNVNLTLRNWLIGAYIREYEQNGADRATYGDALMDKLAERLKNNGINDLAVRTLRQCRQFYAVYPMIRQTPSADSLHALLPTPIWRTLSAKCAPANSAGLAVKVPAGIRESSSAESGVPPEKLLTALSFSHFAELIAIDDPLKRAFYEIECLRGNWSVRQLRRQIATLYFERSGLSTDKEKLAAMVRAGAETAEPGLAIRDPYVFEFLGLKAKDAVEESDLEAALVANLRDFLLELGHGFCLEAQQKSIVIGHTRGFVDLVFYHRVLKCHVLIDLKVDRFRHEDIGQLNTYVTWYRKHMMSEGDNPPVGLLLCTKKDHALVEYALAAIDNRLFVSKYQMELPSRDELLRFLEDKRRELGDGT